One Paenibacillus riograndensis SBR5 DNA segment encodes these proteins:
- a CDS encoding DEAD/DEAH box helicase, protein MKEIRETCGDTFYKRGKAYYEAGRVHNLECNEIGNCYTAEVKGSKSYKVRIEFDEEAFIVDSDCACPAFKDYGSCKHEAATLIAISRLGQKDSVKDKPQHLEQTTSFDLDLMLDSILKKQTAQGKPAAGQAYKPAEQLISSFSESNTGPAHDSSSLFGDAEQLQFEFILKTGISHRTAAFSLEMRVGVKRLYVVSKINRFLEHVEQHLPYYFTSHFTFDPKKQQINPADLAFLNALILIKNTEKVYRTSAYGYYDYAGTTDGRAIAVPPLGWEKLKPLLSEVNVVLGSFGQPGTRAELINEAPPFSFSIGKGGPKDYVLSASGIEKCNVFPEYSSMIVEGKIYSQDPAALHRIEQLQQTLSASKGLAISSQQIEPFIQRVVPALRELGAVKVDKTVQERIIQPELQCKIYLDYTEGKLLTTLEFHYGDIVIDPLSSHQDYAKNGEIILVRNVQKEDEIIGMLDRSSMNREGRQWVSASELGMYEALHEFVPSLEEYADIYLTAAAQNLIMKRQASPKVRADLNEGLDWLHISFEMEGLDEKETTRVMQAIVEKKKYIRLRSGAFLSLQTEGFHEFRTMADRLNLGKKDLKAPSIQLPSVHALQLPERRTSTKAMKWGKSLRLFLDQLKEPENMDFELPGQMKDILRDYQVKGFQWMKTLSRFRFGGILADDMGLGKTIQSIAYICSELEENPEKTKILIICPASLTYNWANEFASFAPEVKILVAAGQKEERSELLDGIDNEEAQVIITSYPLLRRDIDLYSGKSFHTLILDEAQAVKNAASQTAQAVKSIKAARKFALTGTPIENSIDELESIIGTVSPLLFSGRQSFRQLPADRISSIVAPFILRRLKKDVLEELPDRIETVQRTELLLEQKQLYLAYLSKLREDTEQDLQGEGFQKSRMKILAGITRLRQLCCHPSLFVENYTGGSGKLDQLLELVEGCRASGKRMLVFSQFSSMLQLIRESLTASGIIPFYLDGSTPAGERVELCRRFNEGEGEVFLISLKAGGTGLNLTGADTVILYDLWWNPAVEEQAVGRAHRMGQRHVVQVIRMITEGTIEEKILELQQRKKNLIEEIIESGENKASRLSEEDIRELLKM, encoded by the coding sequence TTGAAAGAGATAAGGGAAACATGCGGAGATACTTTTTACAAGCGCGGCAAGGCCTATTATGAAGCCGGACGTGTCCATAATCTGGAGTGCAATGAAATAGGGAACTGCTATACCGCTGAGGTAAAGGGAAGCAAATCCTACAAGGTGAGGATTGAGTTTGATGAAGAAGCATTTATAGTCGATTCTGACTGTGCCTGCCCTGCCTTTAAGGACTACGGCTCCTGCAAACATGAGGCGGCAACGCTTATTGCCATTTCCAGACTTGGGCAGAAGGATTCAGTTAAGGATAAGCCACAGCATCTAGAACAGACAACTTCCTTTGACCTTGACCTAATGCTTGATTCTATATTGAAGAAACAAACTGCTCAGGGCAAACCAGCAGCTGGGCAGGCCTATAAACCGGCAGAACAGCTTATTTCATCCTTTTCGGAGTCCAATACGGGCCCTGCTCACGACAGTAGCTCTTTATTCGGTGATGCTGAGCAGCTGCAGTTTGAGTTTATTTTAAAAACCGGTATTTCCCATAGAACTGCAGCGTTTTCGCTTGAAATGAGGGTCGGTGTCAAGCGATTGTATGTGGTATCCAAAATCAACCGTTTCCTGGAGCATGTGGAGCAGCATTTGCCTTATTATTTCACCAGTCATTTCACTTTTGATCCGAAAAAGCAGCAAATAAATCCTGCTGATTTAGCCTTTTTGAATGCGTTGATTTTAATCAAAAATACCGAGAAAGTCTATAGAACCTCCGCTTACGGTTACTATGATTATGCAGGAACAACCGATGGCAGAGCCATTGCGGTTCCTCCGCTGGGCTGGGAGAAGCTTAAACCGCTTCTTTCGGAAGTAAATGTTGTACTGGGAAGTTTCGGACAGCCGGGAACGCGGGCGGAACTTATAAATGAGGCTCCTCCGTTTAGCTTCTCCATTGGCAAAGGCGGGCCGAAGGACTATGTTTTGTCAGCTTCGGGAATTGAGAAATGCAATGTTTTCCCGGAATATTCCAGTATGATTGTCGAAGGGAAAATCTACAGTCAGGATCCTGCTGCGCTTCACAGGATTGAGCAATTGCAGCAGACTCTTTCTGCCTCCAAAGGGCTGGCAATCTCTTCTCAGCAAATAGAACCTTTTATACAGCGGGTAGTTCCTGCGTTAAGGGAGCTGGGTGCTGTCAAGGTGGACAAGACCGTTCAGGAACGGATCATTCAGCCGGAGCTGCAGTGCAAAATCTACCTGGATTATACGGAAGGCAAGCTACTGACTACTCTTGAGTTTCACTACGGGGACATTGTCATTGATCCATTAAGCAGCCATCAGGATTATGCGAAGAATGGCGAGATTATTCTTGTCCGAAATGTGCAAAAGGAAGATGAGATCATTGGGATGCTGGATCGCTCCTCCATGAACAGGGAAGGCAGGCAGTGGGTTTCCGCAAGTGAATTAGGGATGTATGAAGCCCTCCATGAATTCGTACCCTCACTTGAAGAATATGCGGATATTTACTTGACCGCAGCGGCACAGAATCTGATTATGAAGCGTCAGGCTTCGCCGAAAGTCCGGGCAGACTTGAATGAAGGGCTGGACTGGCTTCATATTTCTTTTGAAATGGAAGGACTGGATGAAAAGGAAACCACTCGCGTCATGCAGGCCATTGTGGAAAAGAAGAAGTATATCCGGCTTCGCAGCGGGGCCTTCCTGTCTCTTCAGACAGAGGGTTTTCATGAGTTCCGCACCATGGCTGACCGGCTGAATCTGGGTAAAAAGGATCTTAAAGCGCCGTCCATTCAGCTTCCCTCCGTTCATGCCTTGCAGCTTCCCGAGCGGAGGACTTCCACCAAAGCTATGAAGTGGGGCAAGTCGCTCCGGCTTTTTCTGGATCAGTTAAAGGAGCCGGAAAATATGGATTTCGAGCTTCCCGGACAGATGAAAGACATTCTTCGCGACTACCAGGTGAAAGGGTTCCAATGGATGAAAACCTTATCGCGCTTCCGGTTTGGCGGGATACTGGCGGATGATATGGGGCTTGGCAAAACCATTCAAAGTATCGCCTATATTTGCTCAGAGCTTGAAGAAAACCCGGAGAAAACCAAGATATTGATCATCTGTCCCGCTTCCTTGACGTACAACTGGGCCAATGAGTTTGCCAGCTTTGCTCCAGAGGTTAAGATTCTGGTAGCCGCCGGGCAGAAGGAAGAGCGGAGCGAATTGCTGGACGGAATTGACAACGAAGAAGCGCAGGTAATCATCACTTCTTATCCGCTGTTGCGACGGGATATTGATCTATATTCCGGTAAAAGCTTTCATACGTTGATACTTGATGAGGCTCAGGCGGTCAAAAATGCCGCCTCCCAGACAGCACAGGCAGTAAAATCCATTAAGGCCGCAAGAAAATTTGCTCTGACAGGAACACCTATCGAGAATTCTATTGATGAGCTGGAGTCTATTATCGGCACGGTGTCCCCGCTCCTCTTCTCCGGCCGGCAATCGTTCAGGCAGCTCCCGGCAGACCGCATTTCCAGTATCGTTGCTCCGTTTATACTGCGCAGGCTGAAAAAGGATGTGCTGGAGGAATTGCCGGACCGTATTGAGACGGTTCAGAGAACGGAACTGCTGCTGGAGCAGAAACAACTTTATCTTGCATACTTGTCCAAGCTTCGTGAGGATACTGAGCAGGATTTACAGGGGGAAGGCTTTCAGAAAAGCCGCATGAAAATTTTGGCGGGCATTACCCGCTTACGGCAGCTTTGCTGCCACCCCTCTCTTTTTGTAGAGAACTATACAGGGGGCTCCGGTAAGCTTGACCAATTGCTGGAACTGGTAGAGGGATGCCGTGCTTCCGGTAAAAGAATGCTCGTGTTCTCCCAATTTTCAAGCATGCTGCAGTTGATACGGGAAAGTCTTACTGCTTCAGGGATTATTCCATTTTATCTGGATGGATCGACGCCAGCAGGAGAACGCGTTGAACTCTGCCGCCGCTTTAATGAGGGGGAAGGGGAAGTTTTCCTGATCTCACTCAAGGCAGGGGGAACCGGGCTTAATCTGACGGGTGCAGATACTGTTATTTTATATGATCTGTGGTGGAATCCTGCAGTGGAGGAACAAGCGGTTGGGCGTGCCCACCGGATGGGCCAGCGCCATGTGGTGCAGGTGATCCGTATGATAACGGAAGGGACGATTGAAGAGAAGATTCTGGAATTGCAGCAGCGCAAAAAGAATCTGATCGAAGAAATCATTGAGTCAGGCGAGAACAAGGCCTCCCGATTGTCTGAAGAGGATATCCGCGAGCTGCTCAAAATGTAG
- a CDS encoding helix-turn-helix domain-containing protein, which produces MMGTLQNLHPEYEVVDWRGRPYFVDLVWRPGQVKFAFEVKGYGPHVQNMDRTRYRQELNRETFLQIAGYRVVSIPYDDLEASPQLIISLIRTLVAPFISGNNAMEHFTRLEREMIRLAVSRDGLIRPVDVVKELGVNLRTVRNMLQALCAKGRLRPVPTNSGRRVCRYEVIHSFSDEQLW; this is translated from the coding sequence ATGATGGGAACACTACAGAACCTTCACCCCGAATATGAGGTCGTAGATTGGCGAGGGAGGCCCTATTTTGTTGATCTTGTCTGGAGGCCGGGGCAAGTGAAATTCGCGTTCGAAGTGAAGGGCTACGGCCCGCATGTGCAGAATATGGACCGTACCCGTTACCGGCAAGAGCTCAACCGTGAAACATTTCTGCAAATTGCCGGCTATCGGGTAGTTTCGATTCCCTATGATGACCTCGAAGCGAGCCCGCAGCTTATAATTTCGCTGATAAGGACCCTGGTGGCCCCGTTTATCAGCGGGAATAACGCAATGGAGCATTTTACTCGTCTGGAGCGGGAGATGATCCGGCTTGCGGTTTCCCGGGATGGATTGATCCGCCCGGTTGACGTAGTCAAGGAGCTTGGAGTCAACCTGCGGACGGTTCGAAATATGCTGCAGGCGCTTTGTGCAAAAGGGAGGCTCAGACCTGTGCCTACGAATAGTGGAAGGAGAGTTTGCCGATATGAGGTGATTCATTCCTTCTCCGACGAACAGCTGTGGTGA
- a CDS encoding AraC family transcriptional regulator, giving the protein MDLRLHACAYSFHTLPFKTSFTPPPFFLFRLQVVGSCRALVNGKMSIIEPGDLLIYRPGEPYHLEVEEMDGKIESGDYYLLCEGSWIEEWWKAQSRPIQQRIHMDTGMLSLWQQLYIEQHRIVQRNPELIRHLLCALCLSLDRLAVDAVSRQDPEGRSNELVVLMRRYINVNALRRLRVEEVAKAAGLSVSRAVHLFKKLTGFTIIRYTQEIRLSNAMERIRYTDLSLENIAGTCGFGTYSYFHKVFKARYGISPKEARNRPPDSMLEGTYVITGGDQDLSGLSEDARKFLTT; this is encoded by the coding sequence ATGGATTTGAGGCTGCATGCCTGCGCGTACTCTTTTCATACCCTTCCATTTAAAACCTCCTTTACACCGCCGCCCTTTTTTCTGTTCCGGCTCCAGGTAGTGGGCAGCTGCAGAGCGCTGGTGAACGGGAAAATGAGTATCATTGAACCTGGAGATCTGCTGATCTACCGCCCCGGAGAACCGTACCATTTAGAGGTGGAGGAAATGGACGGGAAGATTGAGAGCGGCGATTACTATCTGCTGTGCGAAGGCTCATGGATCGAAGAGTGGTGGAAAGCCCAGTCCCGTCCGATCCAGCAGCGGATACATATGGATACCGGAATGCTGTCCTTATGGCAGCAGCTCTATATTGAGCAGCACCGGATCGTGCAGAGGAATCCTGAACTGATCCGTCATCTGCTCTGCGCTTTATGTTTGTCGCTAGACCGCTTAGCGGTAGATGCCGTCTCCCGGCAGGACCCGGAGGGGCGTTCCAATGAGCTGGTGGTGCTCATGCGGAGGTACATTAATGTGAATGCGCTGCGCCGCTTGCGGGTGGAGGAGGTTGCCAAGGCTGCCGGACTGAGCGTGTCCCGGGCGGTCCATCTTTTTAAAAAGCTGACCGGCTTTACGATTATCCGCTATACCCAGGAGATCCGGCTGTCCAACGCCATGGAACGTATCCGCTATACCGACTTAAGCCTGGAAAATATCGCCGGGACCTGCGGATTTGGCACGTACTCCTATTTTCACAAGGTGTTCAAGGCCAGATACGGCATCTCACCTAAGGAAGCGCGCAACCGGCCGCCTGATTCTATGCTGGAAGGCACCTATGTCATCACCGGCGGGGATCAGGACCTCTCCGGACTTTCGGAAGATGCGCGGAAGTTTTTGACGACTTGA